The Ehrlichia chaffeensis str. Arkansas DNA segment ACATACTATTACTATTTTTTTATTCCATGCATAATTGTGTAGCATAATATCTTCTTGCATTGCAAGGGAATATGCGCCTTCTATAGGGATAAACATTAATACAAAATCTGGAGTTTTTAATTTTTCTATATTTTGGTATTTTTTATTTGATAGTACATTAACGTGTACCCTTATGGATGTTATAAATTGTTTGAGAAGGACATTTTTTGATTCCTCTGATTTTGTTGCAAAATATTTTTCATAGTGAATTAAAGATATTTTCGAATCAATAATTAAATGTTTGTTTTCTGGTAAATTAATAATAGCATCTGGTTGTTGTTTGTTACCTTCACTATCTTGTAAATCCATACCGGTGCCATGCAAGACATAATCTTGATTTTTCCTTAAACCAGAACTTTCTAATATTTTTTCTAATATCATTTCTCCCCAGTTTCCTTGAATTTTAACATTTCCCTTTAAAACATCAGCTAAATTTTCAGCTTGCAAAGTGATTTTTTCATTTGCAAGTATAATCCTCTGAATTTCTTGTTTTAATAAGAACTGTTCCTTATTATGTATACTAAAGGAATCATCAACTTGCTTTTTAAATAAGTTAATATGTTCTTGTAATGGATTTAATATTCTACTTAAACTTTCTTGAGATATTTTATTGAATTTATCTGTTTTCTCATCGAAAATGCGATTTGCTAGATTTTCAAAATATAACTTATATTTTTCATCAATTGTTGTGAATTCGTTTTTATATAAGTCAAGTGTATGATTTAAAGCCTTTTTTTCAAATTCTAACTCTGCAACCTTATTTTGTATATTTTGTAATTTAGTAATAAATCCATCATTTTTGTTTTTTAAGTTATCATTTTCATATTCTAACTTCTTCACTTGCTTTTCTAAATCATTTTTAAGCATGTTAAGGACTTGATAATCAAATTTCGATACTCTACATTTTAATGCAATAGAATAACCAATTAAAGCTATCAATAATCCTTCTAAGACACATATCAGAGCTATTATCATATCTGTTTTATATTTATGTATTTTTTACATAATACAAGAAAAAAAATAATTATTCTATATTTGTGCTTATAGTAAAACTTTATTATAAATAAAGATAAATTTATTAAATTTTTATATTTATTTATTAAAATATTATATATAATGTCTAATTATTAATTAATAATTAGAATAAAATGATATTTCACATAGATGGTGTAGATGCTGATAAATCTAAGCTTTTGAATAAACTTATTACACATAAAAATTATATATGGTTCTATCGGTCAATATGTATTGGCATTATTACAACAGATAATAAGTTTGTTTTACTAAAAGACGAATCAATTCCTTTTTATTATGAACAACAAGTTGTACCAAGTTATATATTTTTTATGAAAGGTAGAGAAGAGGGTGTTAAAGTATGGCATTGTGTTTTAATTAAAGGATGTCAAGTCAGCCAATTTGTAGATAAAACTTCCATTATTATTAATATGGAAAAGGAAAGGAATCCTATAGGAATAATTGTTCATATATGTGATATACAAGATTATGGTGAAATAATATATTCCGGTATAGGTAAAATGAGTATGTCTAATTTCAAAAAAAATCTTAAAGACATATGTAAAAGTAGTGCTAATCCTCAATTAAGTACTGTTACTTTTCCAATTAGTTATTGGAGTAAATTAGTACAAAATGTTGTAGAAATAATTCCGATGCAAAAAATAAATTATACAAGAATTAACAATAACTAATTTCCAGCTAACTTAGACCTTAATTTTTTATGTTTGTGTATTGAAATTAGAAGCTATTTTCTCAATTATCATTTATTCAGTAATATTTGTCATACTATATAAATTAACCATGTTATCGTTATTTGTAAATTGTAATAGGGCATTATATGTATTTTAACTGTTATGTACTATTACTATAAATTTAGTGTGATATAATGGATAAATTTAAATACCATTACTTCTACAGTAGTGTTATTTATATGTTTGTATTATGTATTATGTAGAATTTTATGGATGATACTCAAACTAATGACGATAGGTATATTGGAAGTAATCAATATTTTCAAGATGCATTAAACTGGTATTGTGGTCGTTATTTATTATGTATTACTGAAAGAGCTTGGTTGTTTGTAATATCACTTTTTTTATCTTCTATATTACTAATACTAATACTTGATATATTTTCATATTTTCCATTAAAAACAAATTTTTCCTTTACCAAATATACAGATCATTACACAGATGAGTTTTCTGTAATAAAAAAGTTGAGTACCAATAATGAAGACAGTGAAGAGACATTGTTATCACAATACCTTGTTGCACAGTATGTAAAAAAATATGAATCATATCTATACAATGATTTGGATAGTCAATTCAATTTCATAAAGAATAATTCTTCAAGAAAAATATATTTAGCATTTAAAGAAATGATAGCTTCCCATCATTATATTGATAATTCAAAATATAATGCAATATCAATTGAAACAACAATTCATAATGTGAAGCTTTTATCAAAAGATTTTACTTCTTCAAATAATGCCATTGTTACTTTTAAAAAACAAATTGCGATAAATGGTGTAATATCACATGTTCAATCTTATAAAGTACTGGTAACCTTTTCTTTATCTAGTATTAAAATGGCTATATCAGGAATTATGCCATTAGAGTTTCTTGTACACGACTATAAAAAACTAGATTAAAGTCGATTAAAGCTTATAAGACAAGACATAGGCTTTCATTATAACTATGATTAAATTTACTCCAATTAGAGTTGCATCACACTCATACGAACTTTATGTAAATTTGTATTATTAAGGTTTGTATCTTTAATGAGCATCATTTACAAGATGCATGTTTGTATTGCTTAAATTAGCATTATAAAAATTAGCAAGGAAATAAGGAAATATTTGATACTTCCATGTTGCTATTGCTTAGGTTACTTCCTGATATACTGATGAATCTGGATTTACTGCGTTATAGGATAGTATTTGTAAGATTTTAAAATTAAATTTTTGAATTATTTGAATTTTCCCCAAAGAAGTTTGAATCTAGTAAATTACAATTTATAACTTTTTATCTATTTATTTTCCATAATAATAATTATGTAATTTTTATTGATAAAAGTTTTGAACAAAAAAGTATCTATTATCATATGTTGATGTATATTAAATTATATATGTATTTTTGTATTATTTTGTGATGTATAAATTTGTTTTAAAAATCTTTGTTCCCATAATTCTTGCAGTAATTTCATATTATATAAATCAATCATGGATAACTGAATTGGCTAAAGCGTTGGGAGATATTTTTATTAACTTACTCAAACTAATTAGCTTACCAGTAGTATTTTTTTCTATTACATCGACAATTTCTGGATTGGCAAATTTGACAGAAATTAAAACTTTAATAAGAAAAACCATATTTTATACTATATCTACTACAGTGATTGCAGCTACTGTAGGTCTTATCACATACCTATTAATTGATCCATCAAAAAAAGAACTTATATATAACATATTGAGTACCAATAAGCATATTAGCAATACTCCAGATTATTTATCGTATTTAATGTCTATATTACCTTATAACTTCATTAAGGTATTTCTAGATAATAATGTAATTGGGTGTGTCATACTTGCATTCCTTATAGGAGGAGCACTGCTATTATTGCCTGATAAAAATAAACGCGAATTGCTTCATAAAGTTTTTGATGCCCTCTTCGATACATTTTTAGAAATAGCAAAGCTTATATTAAAGCTAATGCCCATAGCATTATGGTCATTTATTACTGTACTGTTATATAACATGAAGGAAGGATATAACATATCAAATGTTTTAAAATATCTGTTATGTATCATGATAGCAAATTTCATACAAGCATGTATAATACTGCCTCTGTTACTAAAATTAAAGAAGATTCCTGTTATAAAAACATTTCGCGGTGTTTTGCCAGCTTTAACCATAGCTTTCTTTTCAAAATCTTCTACAGCTACTCTACCAACAACTCTTCGTTGCACACAAGATTACTTAAATATTCCAAAAAAGATATCATCTTTTATACTGCCAGTTTGTACAACTATTAATATGAATGCATGTGCTGCTTTCATATTAATCACAGTATTTTTTGTATCAGAAGTTAACGGATACACATTTTCTATTGGTGAGATGTTTTTGTGGGTGTTCCTAGCTACTGGAGCAGCTATTGGTAATGCAGGGGTTCCAATGGGGTGCTACTTTATGGCTATGAGTTATCTCATGTCAATGAAAGTGCCTTTGAGTATCATGGGAGTTATATTGCCTGTATATACAATAATAGATATGTTTGAAACTGCAATTAATGTATGGTCAGATGTATGCATTACTCAGATAGTACATAAAGAATATGATGCGTTGATAAAAAAAGGTAAGAAAATTGGAATAAATGATCAATGAACTATTTTTAGTATGTATCTTAATATATAAGCTATTTTAGTAAATATGTTAATTTTAATTTCAGAAGTATGGTAAGTATTTGACTTAATTTGATAAGTAGTTTTTAGAGATCACAATGACTTTAAAAATAGCTATATGGAATGTCAACTCTATTAGAAAAAGGTTGGATTAAGGATAATTTTAATTTATGCTTAATTTAGATAATTGTTTTTGCTGTTCATAGAATTCTTCTTTATATAATGTAGGATTTATCCTATAATCTGTAATTCTAGATTGAGGAAAATAGAAAGTTGATGATTCTTTTATATAACATGATAAAAAACAGTTCTTATGTTGCTTAAAACTTGCCGTATATTGCTTGTCTTTTCTCATAAAAAATAAAAGAAATACAAATTAGATTGTAATTATATGTTTCACTTCTTTGTATAGTATACAGGAAATCTAATACAGCAAATACTAAAAAAGCTAATTTAGATATAAAAGATATAATAGAAAAGCGGTTAGCAAGATATTCAGTAATAACTCAAGTTATATTATTATTTTTTTTTTAAGCACATATAATAACTAATACTAAATCGCACTAAAAATAGCTACTAAATATTAGAAATTAAAATGTACTTACCAAAATAATTTATTCTTCTGTACAAAAATAATAACAAGTACTATTGCACGACATACTACACAATTAATAAATAATTGAATAACATCAGACAAAATAAACAGGAATTCTTGAATTATTGATATCCATACTGAACATATATCACAACAACTATTACAAAAAAGATTATATGCTTTATGTTAATTAGAACTATCAAAGTTTTTCTCAAAATAAGTTTTTGCAAAATATTACTATCCGTTTATATTAAGGCACTGTTTTTTATTATTATACATTCTTTTTTAATGGATAAAATTTGTAGCAAATTGTCAATCCAATAGAGTCAAAAAGTTTATTCTTAATAGAACATTCATTTTTGATAAATTCTTGCTATAGATGTATACTAGAATTTATTACTAGAAAAAAGGATTTTATTCAGATAAAAAAGGTAGAAAATTAATCATCTATATGGTTAAGCATAACGTTTTAGCAATCTTGATTAATCCTAGACGAAGCTGATTATAACTCTTAAAACCAGGAAGATCACATTTTAGTAAATAGTGTCAGTTTACATTGCAATTTATCATGTCTTAAAGATGTATGATGGATTATTAATATTACCTCAGTACTGTATGAATTTCATATATAAATTATTAAAATTATTTGATAACTTCTTGATTATCCATATATTTTCTTAAAATATGCGGTATTGTTATAGAACCATCTCTATTTTGGTAGTTTTCTAAAATTGCAATAATAGTTCTTCCTATTGCTAAAGCAGAACCGTTTAATGTATGTACAAATTTACTTACTTTAACATTATTAATTATAGTAGTATATTTAGTATTCATTCTACGTGCTTGAAAAGCTTTACAATTTGAACAACTAGAAATTTCTCTGTATTGATTCTGACTTGGTATCCATACTTCAATATCGTATGTTATACTTGCTGAAAAACCCATATCTCCAGTACACAACATCATTACTCTATATGGTAATTCTAATCTCTTGAGAATTTCTTCAGCAATTTGTGTCATTCTTTCTAATTCTGGTGCTGATTGTTCTTCAGTTACAATGCTAACTAATTCTACTTTATTAAATTGATGTTGTCTCATCATGCCTCTTGTATCTCTACCAGCACTTCCT contains these protein-coding regions:
- a CDS encoding DNA recombination protein RmuC, whose translation is MIIALICVLEGLLIALIGYSIALKCRVSKFDYQVLNMLKNDLEKQVKKLEYENDNLKNKNDGFITKLQNIQNKVAELEFEKKALNHTLDLYKNEFTTIDEKYKLYFENLANRIFDEKTDKFNKISQESLSRILNPLQEHINLFKKQVDDSFSIHNKEQFLLKQEIQRIILANEKITLQAENLADVLKGNVKIQGNWGEMILEKILESSGLRKNQDYVLHGTGMDLQDSEGNKQQPDAIINLPENKHLIIDSKISLIHYEKYFATKSEESKNVLLKQFITSIRVHVNVLSNKKYQNIEKLKTPDFVLMFIPIEGAYSLAMQEDIMLHNYAWNKKIVIVCPSTLFATLRTIESVWRLERQNRNTMEIARQGGALYDKIVGFISDMQKLGKQVNILNNVYNDAMKKLSEGHGNILSRTENLKHLGVKTSKTILENT
- a CDS encoding type IV secretion system protein — protein: MDDTQTNDDRYIGSNQYFQDALNWYCGRYLLCITERAWLFVISLFLSSILLILILDIFSYFPLKTNFSFTKYTDHYTDEFSVIKKLSTNNEDSEETLLSQYLVAQYVKKYESYLYNDLDSQFNFIKNNSSRKIYLAFKEMIASHHYIDNSKYNAISIETTIHNVKLLSKDFTSSNNAIVTFKKQIAINGVISHVQSYKVLVTFSLSSIKMAISGIMPLEFLVHDYKKLD
- a CDS encoding dicarboxylate/amino acid:cation symporter; this encodes MYKFVLKIFVPIILAVISYYINQSWITELAKALGDIFINLLKLISLPVVFFSITSTISGLANLTEIKTLIRKTIFYTISTTVIAATVGLITYLLIDPSKKELIYNILSTNKHISNTPDYLSYLMSILPYNFIKVFLDNNVIGCVILAFLIGGALLLLPDKNKRELLHKVFDALFDTFLEIAKLILKLMPIALWSFITVLLYNMKEGYNISNVLKYLLCIMIANFIQACIILPLLLKLKKIPVIKTFRGVLPALTIAFFSKSSTATLPTTLRCTQDYLNIPKKISSFILPVCTTINMNACAAFILITVFFVSEVNGYTFSIGEMFLWVFLATGAAIGNAGVPMGCYFMAMSYLMSMKVPLSIMGVILPVYTIIDMFETAINVWSDVCITQIVHKEYDALIKKGKKIGINDQ